From Thunnus albacares chromosome 22, fThuAlb1.1, whole genome shotgun sequence, the proteins below share one genomic window:
- the cth1 gene encoding cysteine three histidine 1 has protein sequence MFETGSDDLYLPPYQDEELVDNLLSSEESDGGGLSLAKALLPLVESSSRPLVPCSTRYKTELCTTYSATGYCKYAERCQFAHGLHELHVPFRHPKYKTELCRSYHTTGYCYYGSRCLFVHNPTEQRPALRRRRNFPCRTFRSFGVCPFGNRCNFLHVEGGDVNSSVESPDDGEKSPTAPTPQLQPQTKEWKPRGALCRTFSAFGFCLYGTRCRFQHGLPSKIKTSDQSQGNLFYPQPGSSGLPSPTSPFTSTSPNSSTSSSPPSTSSSPPSTSSSPPSTSPLTTLPAEATAHNAFTFSSQHLSDLLLPLALHLQQLESSKAQEIWDNRVL, from the exons ATGTTTGAG ACCGGTAGCGATGACTTGTATCTGCCTCCGTACCAAGATGAGGAGCTGGTGGACAACCTGCTGTCCAGTGAGGAGTCAGATGGAGGTGGCCTTTCTCTGGCTAAGGCTCTGCTCCCCCTGGTAGAGTCCTCATCCCGTCCCCTCGTCCCCTGCTCCACCCGCTACAAGACGGAGCTCTGCACCACCTACTCAGCAACTGGTTACTGCAAGTATGCTGAGCGTTGTCAGTTCGCTCACGGCCTCCATGAGCTCCACGTTCCCTTCCGCCACCCCAAGTACAAGACTGAGTTGTGTCGCAGCTACCACACCACCGGCTACTGTTACTACGGCAGCCGCTGCCTGTTCGTCCACAATCCCACCGAGCAGCGCCCCGCTCTCCGCCGCAGGAGGAACTTCCCCTGCCGCACCTTCCGCTCCTTTGGGGTTTGTCCCTTTGGCAACCGTTGTAACTTCCTGCACGTCGAGGGCGGAGACGTCAACAGCAGTGTAGAGTCGCCTGATGATGGTGAGAAGTCTCCAACTGCTCCCACCCCCCAGCTGCAACCACAGACCAAAGAGTGGAAGCCACGAGGAGCTCTGTGTCGCACATTCAGCGCTTTTGGTTTCTGCCTGTACGGCACACGCTGTCGCTTCCAGCACGGCCTCCCCAGCAAGATCAAAACCTCAGACCAGAGCCAAGGGAACCTCTTCTACCCTCAGCCAGGTAGTTCAGGTTTACCTTCCCCTACCTCCCCGTTCACCTCCACCTCGCCAAACTCCTCGACCTCGTCCTCTCCTCCCTCAACCTCGTCCTCTCCTCCCTCAACCTCGTCCTCTCCTCCCTCGACCTCCCCTCTCACTACCCTGCCTGCAGAGGCTACAGCCCACAACGCTTTCACCTTCTCCAGTCAGCACCTGAGCGACCTGCTGCTGCCGCTGGCCctccacctgcagcagctggagagCAGCAAGGCCCAGGAGATCTGGGACAACAGGGTGCTGTAA
- the mta2 gene encoding metastasis-associated protein MTA2 isoform X1, whose translation MAANMYRVGDYVYFENSSSNPYLIRRIEELNKTANGNVEAKVVCLFRRRDISGNLNTLADSNAREFEEESKQPSLSEQQKHQLKHRELFLSRQFESLPATHIRGKCNVTLLNETDVLAGYLEKEDCFFYSLVFDPVQKTLLADQGEIRVGSKYQAEIPDKLAEGESDNRIQEKLETKVWDPNNQLKDPQIDQFLVVARAVGTFARALDCSSSIRQPSLHMSAAAASRDITLFHAMDTLQKNNYDLAKAMSTLVPQGGPVLCRDEMEEWSASEAMLFEEALEKYGKDFNDIRQDFLPWKSLASVVQFYYMWKTTDRYIQQKRLKAAEADSKLKQVYIPTYTKPNPNQIMVPGSKPGMNGAAGFQKGLSCESCHTAQSPQWYAWGPPNMQCRLCASCWIYWKKYGGLKTPTQLEGAARAGSESGPRGHMTRQEVQGMSPFTRNEGRAKLLAKNRQTFILQTTKLTRIARRVCEDILQPRRAARRPYASINANAVKAECMIRLPKATKTNVKSKVVPRQSLATIVKDLAISAPLKLKASRGPPTPINRNQASQPRGGQSLLGKRGFDSATGVPYPANGRPYTSGMRTTSQSVIKRQKVSQGEAPNPVVFVATKDTRALRKHLTQSEMRRAARKPHLPVRIKLPPPPRSLALSLLPSSTSEPIVLED comes from the exons ATGGCGGCCAACATGTACCGAGTGGGAG ATTACGTGTACTTTGAGAACTCCTCCAGCAACCCTTACCTGATCCGCAGAATAGAAGAGCTCAACAAG ACAGCCAACGGGAACGTGGAGGCCAAGGTGGTGTGTCTGTTCCGGAGGCGAGACATCTCAGGCAACCTCAACACTCTGGCTGACAGCAACGCAA gagagTTCGAGGAGGAGTCGAAGCAGCCGTCGCTGTCTGAACAACAGAAACACCAGCTCAAACACAGAGAACTCTTCCTCTCTCGACAGTTCGAATCTCttcctgctactcacatacg GGGGAAATGTAATGTCACCCTCCTCAATGAAACAGATGTCTTGGCCGGCTACCTAGAGAAAGAG GATTGTTTCTTCTACTCGCTGGTGTTTGACCCGGTCCAGAAGACCCTGCTGGCAGACCAGGGAGAGATCCGAGTGGGCTCCAAGTATCAGGCGGAGATCCCTGACAAGCTAGCTGAGG GTGAATCAGACAACCGGAtccaggagaagctggagaCCAAGGTGTGGGACCCCAACAACCAGCTCAAAGACCCTCAGATCGACCAGTTCCTGGTGGTAGCAAG AGCTGTGGGGACTTTTGCTCGGGCCCTGGACTGCAGCAGCTCCATTCGCCAGCCCAGCCTCCATATGAGTGCAGCTGCAGCCTCCAGAGACATCACActg TTCCACGCTATGGACACGTTGCAGAAGAACAACTATGACCTGGCCAAAGCCATGTCCACCCTGGTGCCTCAGGGGGGTCCGGTGCTCTGCCGCGACGAGATGGAGGAGTGGAGCGCCTCCGAGGCCATGCTGTTCGAAGAGGCTCTGGAGAAATACGGCAAGGACTTCAATGACATCCGCCAGGACTTT ctGCCCTGGAAGTCTCTAGCCAGTGTGGTCCAATTCTACTACATGTGGAAGACTACAGATCGCTACatccaacag AAACGACTGAAGGCAGCAGAGGCAGACAGCAAGCTGAAGCAGGTGTACATCCCCACCTA CACCAAACCCAACCCCAATCAGATCATGGTGCCGGGCAGCAAGCCGGGGATGAACGGAGCCGCAGGCTTTCAGAAAGGACTCAGCTGTGAGAGCTGCCACA CGGCCCAGTCACCTCAGTGGTACGCCTGGGGCCCTCCCAACATGCAGTGCAGACTGTGCGCCTCCTGCTGGATCTACTGGAAGAAGTACGGAGGCCTGAAGACCCCCACACAGCTAGAGGGCGCCGCTAGAGCTGGCTCT GAGTCAGGCCCCCGCGGTCACATGACCCGCCAGGAGGTCCAGGGCATGTCGCCGTTCACTCGCAACGAGGGTCGAGCCAAGCTGCTGGCCAAGAACCGCCAGACGTTCATCCTGCAGACCACCAAGCTGACCCGCATCGCTCGGCGGGTGTGCGAGGACATCCTGCAGCCGCGCCGCGCCGCACGACGGCCCTACGCCTCCATCAACGCCAACGCCGTCAAGGCTGagt GTATGATCCGGCTGCCCAAAGCTACAAAAACTAATGTAAAGAGCAAGGTGGTGCCTCGACAGTCACTGGCCACCATAGTGAAGGATTTAG CCATATCAGCTCCTCTGAAACTGAAGGCGTCCAGAGGACCCCCAACACCCATCAACAGGAACCAGGCCAGCCAGCCTCGTGGGGGCCAAAGCCTGCTGGGGAAGAGAGGCTTCGACAGC GCTACAGGGGTGCCCTACCCAGCCAATGGGAGGCCGTACACTTCAGGTATGAGGACCACCTCCCAGTCTGTCATCAAGCGGCAGAAGGTCAGCCAGGGGGAGGCTCCTAACCCCGTGGTGTTTGTGGCCACAAAGGACACCAG GGCTCTGAGGAAACATCTAACCCAGTCAGAGATGCGTCGGGCAGCGAGGAAACCTCACCTCCCGGTCCGGATCAAGCTGCCACCTCCCCCTCGCTCCCTGGCCCTGTCCCTGCTCCCCTCCAGCACCAGCGAACCCATCGTCCTGGAGGACTGA
- the mta2 gene encoding metastasis-associated protein MTA2 isoform X2 — translation MAANMYRVGDYVYFENSSSNPYLIRRIEELNKTANGNVEAKVVCLFRRRDISGNLNTLADSNAREFEEESKQPSLSEQQKHQLKHRELFLSRQFESLPATHIRGKCNVTLLNETDVLAGYLEKEDCFFYSLVFDPVQKTLLADQGEIRVGSKYQAEIPDKLAEGESDNRIQEKLETKVWDPNNQLKDPQIDQFLVVARAVGTFARALDCSSSIRQPSLHMSAAAASRDITLFHAMDTLQKNNYDLAKAMSTLVPQGGPVLCRDEMEEWSASEAMLFEEALEKYGKDFNDIRQDFLPWKSLASVVQFYYMWKTTDRYIQQKRLKAAEADSKLKQVYIPTYTKPNPNQIMVPGSKPGMNGAAGFQKGLSCESCHTAQSPQWYAWGPPNMQCRLCASCWIYWKKYGGLKTPTQLEGAARAGSSGPRGHMTRQEVQGMSPFTRNEGRAKLLAKNRQTFILQTTKLTRIARRVCEDILQPRRAARRPYASINANAVKAECMIRLPKATKTNVKSKVVPRQSLATIVKDLAISAPLKLKASRGPPTPINRNQASQPRGGQSLLGKRGFDSATGVPYPANGRPYTSGMRTTSQSVIKRQKVSQGEAPNPVVFVATKDTRALRKHLTQSEMRRAARKPHLPVRIKLPPPPRSLALSLLPSSTSEPIVLED, via the exons ATGGCGGCCAACATGTACCGAGTGGGAG ATTACGTGTACTTTGAGAACTCCTCCAGCAACCCTTACCTGATCCGCAGAATAGAAGAGCTCAACAAG ACAGCCAACGGGAACGTGGAGGCCAAGGTGGTGTGTCTGTTCCGGAGGCGAGACATCTCAGGCAACCTCAACACTCTGGCTGACAGCAACGCAA gagagTTCGAGGAGGAGTCGAAGCAGCCGTCGCTGTCTGAACAACAGAAACACCAGCTCAAACACAGAGAACTCTTCCTCTCTCGACAGTTCGAATCTCttcctgctactcacatacg GGGGAAATGTAATGTCACCCTCCTCAATGAAACAGATGTCTTGGCCGGCTACCTAGAGAAAGAG GATTGTTTCTTCTACTCGCTGGTGTTTGACCCGGTCCAGAAGACCCTGCTGGCAGACCAGGGAGAGATCCGAGTGGGCTCCAAGTATCAGGCGGAGATCCCTGACAAGCTAGCTGAGG GTGAATCAGACAACCGGAtccaggagaagctggagaCCAAGGTGTGGGACCCCAACAACCAGCTCAAAGACCCTCAGATCGACCAGTTCCTGGTGGTAGCAAG AGCTGTGGGGACTTTTGCTCGGGCCCTGGACTGCAGCAGCTCCATTCGCCAGCCCAGCCTCCATATGAGTGCAGCTGCAGCCTCCAGAGACATCACActg TTCCACGCTATGGACACGTTGCAGAAGAACAACTATGACCTGGCCAAAGCCATGTCCACCCTGGTGCCTCAGGGGGGTCCGGTGCTCTGCCGCGACGAGATGGAGGAGTGGAGCGCCTCCGAGGCCATGCTGTTCGAAGAGGCTCTGGAGAAATACGGCAAGGACTTCAATGACATCCGCCAGGACTTT ctGCCCTGGAAGTCTCTAGCCAGTGTGGTCCAATTCTACTACATGTGGAAGACTACAGATCGCTACatccaacag AAACGACTGAAGGCAGCAGAGGCAGACAGCAAGCTGAAGCAGGTGTACATCCCCACCTA CACCAAACCCAACCCCAATCAGATCATGGTGCCGGGCAGCAAGCCGGGGATGAACGGAGCCGCAGGCTTTCAGAAAGGACTCAGCTGTGAGAGCTGCCACA CGGCCCAGTCACCTCAGTGGTACGCCTGGGGCCCTCCCAACATGCAGTGCAGACTGTGCGCCTCCTGCTGGATCTACTGGAAGAAGTACGGAGGCCTGAAGACCCCCACACAGCTAGAGGGCGCCGCTAGAGCTGGCTCT TCAGGCCCCCGCGGTCACATGACCCGCCAGGAGGTCCAGGGCATGTCGCCGTTCACTCGCAACGAGGGTCGAGCCAAGCTGCTGGCCAAGAACCGCCAGACGTTCATCCTGCAGACCACCAAGCTGACCCGCATCGCTCGGCGGGTGTGCGAGGACATCCTGCAGCCGCGCCGCGCCGCACGACGGCCCTACGCCTCCATCAACGCCAACGCCGTCAAGGCTGagt GTATGATCCGGCTGCCCAAAGCTACAAAAACTAATGTAAAGAGCAAGGTGGTGCCTCGACAGTCACTGGCCACCATAGTGAAGGATTTAG CCATATCAGCTCCTCTGAAACTGAAGGCGTCCAGAGGACCCCCAACACCCATCAACAGGAACCAGGCCAGCCAGCCTCGTGGGGGCCAAAGCCTGCTGGGGAAGAGAGGCTTCGACAGC GCTACAGGGGTGCCCTACCCAGCCAATGGGAGGCCGTACACTTCAGGTATGAGGACCACCTCCCAGTCTGTCATCAAGCGGCAGAAGGTCAGCCAGGGGGAGGCTCCTAACCCCGTGGTGTTTGTGGCCACAAAGGACACCAG GGCTCTGAGGAAACATCTAACCCAGTCAGAGATGCGTCGGGCAGCGAGGAAACCTCACCTCCCGGTCCGGATCAAGCTGCCACCTCCCCCTCGCTCCCTGGCCCTGTCCCTGCTCCCCTCCAGCACCAGCGAACCCATCGTCCTGGAGGACTGA